The following proteins are co-located in the Streptomyces sp. DT2A-34 genome:
- a CDS encoding ABC transporter ATP-binding protein: MTTVTKEAGAPVPADADAFLSVRDLHVSFRTEDGVVRAVEGLSFDLERGRTLGIVGESGSGKSVTNLTILGLHNPMFTTVEGEILLEGQELTTARESELEKLRGNKVAMIFQDPLTALSPYYTVGRQIAEPYRKHMRASKKAAWERAVEMLGKVGIPNPGQRAKDYPHQFSGGMRQRAMIAMALVCDPDLLIADEPTTALDVTVQAQILDLLKDLQQEFGSAIIFITHDLGVIADMADDILVMYAGGAVERGSVREVLRAPQHPYTWGLLNSMPRLDSDPSAPLAPIPGSPPSLLHPPSGCRFHPRCTFQDRVGGARCVTEVPLLGPDRSSACHLTADQKRTIFEEEIKPRLR, encoded by the coding sequence GTGACCACTGTGACCAAGGAGGCCGGCGCCCCCGTCCCGGCGGACGCGGACGCGTTCCTGTCGGTGCGGGACCTGCACGTCAGCTTCCGGACCGAGGACGGCGTCGTACGGGCCGTGGAGGGGCTCTCCTTCGACCTGGAGCGCGGCAGGACGCTGGGCATCGTGGGCGAGTCGGGCTCGGGGAAGTCGGTGACGAACCTGACGATCCTCGGGCTGCACAACCCGATGTTCACCACCGTCGAGGGCGAGATCCTCCTGGAGGGCCAGGAGTTGACCACCGCCCGCGAGTCCGAGCTGGAGAAGCTGCGCGGCAACAAGGTCGCCATGATCTTCCAGGACCCGCTCACCGCGCTGTCGCCGTACTACACGGTGGGCCGGCAGATCGCCGAGCCGTACAGGAAGCACATGCGCGCCTCGAAGAAGGCCGCCTGGGAGCGGGCGGTGGAGATGCTGGGGAAGGTCGGCATCCCCAACCCGGGGCAACGGGCGAAGGACTACCCGCACCAGTTCTCCGGCGGTATGCGCCAGCGCGCGATGATCGCCATGGCGCTGGTCTGCGACCCCGACCTGCTGATCGCCGACGAGCCGACCACGGCCCTGGACGTGACGGTCCAGGCCCAGATCCTGGACCTGCTCAAGGACCTGCAGCAGGAGTTCGGCTCGGCGATCATCTTCATCACGCACGACCTCGGTGTCATCGCCGACATGGCCGACGACATCCTGGTGATGTACGCGGGCGGCGCGGTGGAGCGCGGCTCGGTGCGCGAGGTGCTGAGGGCGCCGCAACACCCGTACACCTGGGGCCTGTTGAACTCGATGCCCCGCCTGGACTCGGACCCGAGCGCCCCGCTGGCCCCCATCCCCGGCTCCCCGCCGTCGCTGCTCCACCCGCCCTCCGGCTGCCGTTTCCACCCCCGCTGCACCTTCCAGGACCGTGTCGGCGGGGCCCGCTGTGTCACCGAGGTCCCGTTGCTCGGCCCGGACCGCTCCTCGGCCTGCCACCTGACGGCGGATCAGAAGCGGACCATCTTCGAAGAAGAGATCAAGCCCCGACTGCGCTAG